The proteins below are encoded in one region of Limnohabitans sp. 63ED37-2:
- a CDS encoding O-acetylhomoserine aminocarboxypropyltransferase translates to MAGYSDPGFDTLALHAGAAPDPSTGARAVPIHLTTSFVFESSDQAAALFNLERPGHVYSRISNPTNAVLEQRISALEGGIGAITTSSGQAALHLAIATLMGAGSHIVASSALYGGSHNLLHYTLSRFGIRTTFVKPGDLDAWRAAVQPDTKLFFGETVGNPGMDVLDIEAVSAIAHEAGVPLLVDSTLTSPWLIKPFDHGADLVYHSATKFLSGHGTVVGGVVVDGGSFDWDQSGKFAELSQAYEGFHNMVFSEESTVGAFLLRARREGLRDFGACMSPHTAWLILQGIETLPLRMARHMENTAKVVEFLAAHPLVSRVGHPLLESHPSHALAQKLLPRGAGSVFSFDIKGSRAQGQKFIETLKVFSHLANVGDCRSLVIHPASTTHFRMSDEALSASGIGPGTIRLSIGLEDPADLIDDLKKALKAAEKA, encoded by the coding sequence ATGGCTGGTTACAGCGATCCCGGTTTTGACACTTTGGCCCTGCATGCAGGCGCAGCGCCTGACCCGAGCACGGGTGCACGGGCCGTGCCCATCCACCTGACCACCTCTTTTGTGTTCGAGTCGTCTGACCAAGCCGCAGCCCTCTTCAACCTCGAGCGCCCCGGCCACGTTTACAGCCGCATCAGCAACCCCACCAACGCGGTGCTGGAGCAACGCATCTCGGCCCTCGAAGGCGGTATTGGGGCGATCACCACATCGAGCGGACAGGCCGCTTTGCATCTGGCCATAGCCACCCTCATGGGTGCGGGTTCGCACATCGTGGCTTCGAGCGCTTTGTATGGTGGATCACACAACCTGCTTCACTACACCCTGAGCCGCTTTGGCATCCGCACCACCTTTGTCAAACCCGGCGACTTGGATGCCTGGCGTGCCGCTGTGCAGCCCGACACCAAACTCTTTTTTGGCGAAACCGTGGGCAACCCTGGGATGGACGTGCTCGACATCGAGGCCGTGAGCGCCATCGCGCACGAAGCAGGTGTGCCGCTGCTGGTGGATTCCACCCTCACCTCGCCTTGGCTGATCAAGCCTTTTGACCACGGGGCCGACCTCGTTTACCACTCGGCCACCAAGTTTTTGTCGGGCCACGGCACGGTGGTGGGTGGTGTGGTGGTTGATGGCGGCAGTTTTGACTGGGACCAATCGGGCAAGTTTGCCGAGTTGAGCCAAGCCTATGAAGGCTTTCACAACATGGTGTTCAGCGAGGAAAGCACCGTGGGCGCCTTCTTGCTGCGGGCGCGGCGCGAGGGCCTGCGCGACTTTGGCGCCTGCATGAGCCCGCACACCGCTTGGCTGATTTTGCAAGGCATCGAAACCCTGCCCTTGCGCATGGCCCGGCACATGGAGAACACCGCCAAAGTGGTCGAGTTTTTGGCGGCGCACCCACTGGTCAGCCGCGTGGGCCACCCCCTGCTGGAGAGTCACCCCTCGCACGCCTTGGCGCAAAAGCTCTTGCCACGCGGCGCAGGCTCGGTATTCAGCTTCGACATCAAAGGCAGCCGCGCCCAAGGCCAAAAGTTCATCGAAACGCTCAAGGTCTTCAGCCACCTGGCCAATGTGGGCGACTGCCGCAGCCTGGTGATCCACCCGGCCAGCACGACGCACTTCCGCATGAGTGACGAGGCGCTGTCTGCCAGCGGCATCGGCCCCGGCACGATCCGCTTGTCCATCGGTCTGGAAGACCCGGCTGACTTGATAGACGACCTGAAAAAAGCCCTGAAAGCCGCAGAAAAGGCCTGA
- a CDS encoding cytochrome P450 — MNTLTAHITPSMSADRAQKIAQTLDLRALPRDFLDNPYPVYAALRESEPFKRMPDGSYFLTRHADLVAVYRDAKVFSSDKQVEFGPKYNHAPFNQPPFAATGGVAPLFEHHTHSLVFNDAPRHTRVRRLIMGALTRRAIEAMEPGLVQLVDSLLDKIEAQGGGDLIEDFASAIPVEIIGNLLDVPHADREPLRGWSLAILGALEPSLTPEQEALGNRSVSEFLAYLRELVAQRRQHPGDPEHDVLTRLIQGEENGDALSEVELLQNCVFLLNAGHETTTNLIGNALISLQEWPAQREQLQADLKQAATEAEGEQIMGLAVDEFLRFESSNQLGNRRALQATQVNGMDLPAGALVTLCIGAANRDPAVYENPVQLNLRRTGNKHLAFGFGVHQCAGLSLARLEGRIAIGRFLQRFPDYQLTQSPVRGGRARFRGFLHAPFSIE; from the coding sequence ATGAACACATTGACTGCTCACATCACCCCGTCCATGTCGGCAGACAGGGCGCAAAAGATCGCTCAGACCCTCGATCTGCGGGCCTTGCCGCGCGACTTTCTGGACAACCCTTATCCGGTTTACGCCGCGCTGCGCGAGTCGGAGCCCTTCAAGCGCATGCCCGATGGCTCGTACTTCCTCACGCGCCACGCCGATCTGGTGGCGGTGTACCGCGACGCCAAGGTCTTCAGCTCTGACAAACAAGTGGAGTTCGGCCCCAAATACAACCACGCGCCTTTCAACCAGCCGCCATTTGCTGCGACCGGTGGCGTCGCTCCGCTGTTCGAGCACCACACCCACAGCCTGGTCTTCAACGACGCACCACGGCACACCCGTGTGCGGCGCTTGATCATGGGCGCCCTCACCCGCCGCGCCATCGAAGCCATGGAGCCTGGCCTGGTGCAATTGGTGGACAGTCTGCTGGACAAAATCGAGGCCCAAGGCGGCGGCGATCTGATCGAGGACTTTGCCTCGGCCATTCCAGTCGAGATCATCGGCAACCTGCTGGATGTGCCACACGCCGACAGAGAGCCCCTGCGCGGCTGGTCGCTGGCCATTTTGGGAGCACTCGAGCCATCCCTCACACCAGAGCAAGAAGCACTTGGCAACCGCAGCGTGAGCGAATTTTTGGCCTACTTGCGCGAACTGGTGGCCCAGCGCCGACAGCATCCGGGTGACCCGGAGCACGACGTGCTGACCCGCTTGATTCAAGGCGAGGAAAACGGCGACGCCTTGAGCGAGGTTGAGTTGCTGCAAAACTGCGTTTTTTTGCTCAACGCTGGACACGAAACCACCACCAACCTGATCGGCAATGCGCTCATCAGTCTGCAAGAGTGGCCTGCGCAGCGCGAACAACTCCAGGCTGACTTGAAACAAGCGGCTACTGAGGCAGAAGGTGAGCAGATCATGGGCCTGGCGGTGGACGAGTTTTTGCGCTTTGAATCGTCCAACCAGCTGGGCAACCGCCGCGCCCTTCAAGCCACCCAGGTCAATGGCATGGACTTGCCCGCCGGGGCCTTGGTCACGCTGTGCATTGGCGCGGCCAACCGCGACCCGGCGGTGTACGAGAACCCCGTACAACTGAACCTGCGCCGCACAGGCAACAAACACCTGGCCTTTGGCTTTGGGGTGCACCAGTGTGCGGGTTTGAGTTTGGCGCGTTTGGAGGGGCGCATCGCGATCGGCCGCTTTTTGCAGCGCTTTCCCGACTACCAACTCACCCAAAGCCCAGTGCGCGGCGGCCGCGCAAGGTTTCGCGGCTTCTTGCACGCGCCGTTTTCAATCGAATAA
- a CDS encoding HlyD family type I secretion periplasmic adaptor subunit, whose product MKIFWFFGPSDPDHQREDLSGVLRGSRWALWSLLLTSVVFFTWAYFAEIDQITRAPGSVISSARSQIIQSQDGGVIEELLVREGDVVQRDQVLVKIDGTRQQSSYLETRAKAAGLAITVARLQAEVLGREPRFPPEAKAYPEFRDTQTMLFKKRLSAIKDELQSYENIKAIVQKELNMTRPLLKTGDVSATEVLRLERQIADTQSQITNRKNKYFQDTQAELSKALEDLAGVQQIMAQRKDQLTQTELRAPLHGIVKNVRVTTRGGVIRPGEEVMQIVPLEEDLVIEAKVSPADIAFIKTGMKATVKIDAYDYTIYGDLSGTLSYISADTLTENLNVQQGEQPYYRVQVKTDGRKFSGRPDQKLDIQPGMTSMVEIKTGSNTVLKYLSKPVIKTLNQSLGER is encoded by the coding sequence ATGAAAATTTTCTGGTTTTTTGGCCCCTCGGACCCCGACCACCAGCGTGAAGACCTGAGCGGTGTGTTGCGTGGATCGCGTTGGGCGCTGTGGTCCTTGTTGCTGACCAGTGTGGTGTTTTTCACTTGGGCATATTTTGCTGAAATTGATCAGATCACCCGTGCGCCGGGCTCGGTCATCTCCAGCGCCCGCTCGCAAATCATCCAGTCGCAAGACGGTGGGGTGATTGAAGAGTTGTTGGTACGCGAGGGCGATGTGGTGCAGCGCGACCAAGTGCTGGTCAAGATCGATGGCACGCGCCAGCAGTCCAGTTATCTGGAGACCCGGGCCAAGGCGGCAGGCTTGGCCATCACGGTGGCCCGTTTGCAAGCCGAGGTGCTGGGTCGGGAGCCGCGCTTTCCGCCCGAAGCCAAGGCCTACCCCGAGTTCCGCGACACACAGACCATGTTGTTCAAAAAGCGCCTATCGGCCATCAAGGACGAGCTGCAGTCTTACGAGAATATCAAAGCCATTGTGCAAAAAGAGCTGAACATGACCCGGCCCTTGCTCAAAACCGGTGATGTGAGCGCCACCGAGGTGTTGCGTCTGGAGCGGCAAATTGCCGACACACAGTCCCAGATCACCAACCGCAAGAACAAGTATTTTCAGGACACACAGGCCGAGCTCAGCAAAGCCCTTGAAGACTTGGCCGGTGTGCAGCAAATCATGGCCCAGCGCAAGGACCAGCTCACGCAGACCGAGTTGCGTGCCCCCTTGCACGGCATTGTGAAAAACGTGCGGGTGACCACGCGTGGCGGTGTGATCCGACCTGGAGAAGAGGTCATGCAAATCGTGCCCTTGGAAGAAGACCTGGTGATCGAGGCCAAGGTCAGCCCGGCCGACATCGCCTTCATCAAAACCGGCATGAAGGCCACGGTCAAGATCGATGCTTATGACTACACCATCTACGGCGACCTGAGCGGCACCTTGTCCTACATCAGCGCCGACACCCTGACCGAAAACCTGAACGTTCAGCAAGGCGAGCAGCCTTATTACCGGGTGCAGGTCAAAACCGATGGGCGCAAGTTCAGTGGTCGCCCCGACCAAAAGCTCGACATTCAACCGGGCATGACCAGCATGGTCGAGATCAAAACCGGCTCGAACACGGTGCTCAAATACCTGTCCAAGCCCGTCATCAAGACCTTGAACCAGTCTTTGGGCGAGCGCTGA
- a CDS encoding YihY family inner membrane protein, with translation MQSPLSKSSWPAHLSLWWQELTVFPWRQMASLLTERFREARLGVSASSLTFTTVLALVPLFALGLAVFSAFPVFGKFQDTIQRWLIESLVPESIARQVLSYLTQFSRKASRLGSVGLVAVLMSAVFLMVTIERTLGQIWGLQRQRPLAQRVLLYWSSITLGPLFLGASLAITSYVATASRDVVDVLPGSIRWLLDSFEFLLLTACVSGLYFYVPFTRVRWRHAITAGFFVAGALELAKKGMALYLLEVPTYSLIYGAFAALPILLVWIYVTWLLVLLGAVLAASLPELGRQELRKPEGAGWTFRLALEVLGELNTAKATDRRGLSTDELAMRLRVETSELRQVLEVLRSLDWVGRLTEQNDQGQARQVLLVDPALATVAPLADRLLVLRGSAADPIWQQTGLDQIRLVQLLPM, from the coding sequence ATGCAATCTCCCCTCTCAAAGTCCTCTTGGCCAGCGCACCTCTCGCTCTGGTGGCAGGAACTGACCGTTTTTCCTTGGCGCCAGATGGCGAGTCTGTTGACCGAACGCTTTCGCGAGGCACGACTGGGCGTGAGCGCCAGTTCGCTCACTTTCACCACGGTGCTGGCTTTGGTGCCTTTGTTCGCGCTCGGTTTGGCGGTGTTTTCGGCTTTTCCGGTGTTTGGCAAGTTCCAGGACACGATCCAGCGCTGGCTGATTGAAAGTTTGGTGCCCGAGAGCATTGCCCGTCAGGTGCTGAGCTATTTGACCCAGTTTTCGCGCAAAGCCAGTCGATTGGGCTCTGTGGGTTTGGTGGCGGTGTTGATGTCGGCCGTTTTTTTGATGGTCACGATCGAGCGCACTTTGGGGCAAATTTGGGGCTTGCAGCGACAGCGGCCTTTGGCGCAAAGGGTCTTGTTGTATTGGTCGTCGATCACCTTGGGGCCTTTGTTTTTGGGGGCCAGCCTGGCCATCACATCTTATGTGGCGACGGCTTCACGCGATGTGGTCGATGTGTTGCCCGGCTCCATCCGCTGGTTGCTCGACAGTTTTGAGTTTTTGCTGCTCACCGCTTGTGTGAGTGGTTTGTATTTTTACGTGCCCTTCACCCGCGTGCGCTGGCGTCATGCCATCACGGCAGGCTTTTTTGTCGCTGGGGCCTTGGAGTTGGCCAAAAAAGGTATGGCCCTGTACCTGCTGGAGGTGCCCACTTATTCGCTGATTTATGGCGCTTTCGCTGCGTTGCCGATTTTGTTGGTCTGGATTTATGTGACTTGGCTGCTGGTGTTGTTGGGGGCCGTGTTGGCCGCCAGCTTGCCCGAGTTGGGCCGGCAAGAGTTGCGCAAACCGGAGGGCGCGGGCTGGACCTTTCGGCTGGCCTTGGAGGTTTTGGGCGAGTTGAATACGGCCAAGGCGACCGATCGGCGGGGTTTGAGCACCGACGAGTTGGCCATGCGCTTGCGGGTGGAAACGAGCGAGCTGCGCCAAGTGCTGGAGGTTTTGCGCAGCCTCGATTGGGTGGGGCGCCTGACTGAGCAAAACGACCAAGGTCAAGCCCGGCAGGTTTTGCTGGTGGACCCCGCGCTGGCCACGGTGGCCCCGTTGGCCGACCGATTGCTGGTGTTGAGGGGGTCTGCGGCCGATCCAATTTGGCAGCAAACGGGTCTGGACCAGATCCGTTTGGTGCAACTGCTGCCGATGTGA
- a CDS encoding TolC family protein: MTHRKVWQASVVLAALLGGSPSMSAASPLRLADALSLASTRHPSVKAKQAEVQAAQADLETAKWSRYPTVSTEATASSGRPQAALLVQQPLWAGGKIDAQNRLAQAQLTLAEAGLQETRTSLMQQAGQQYFEVLRWQQRLNVARQTEDEHRKLLELIQRRVVAEISPLTDQVLASARFQQAVSERIQFDRALQTAQLALQQLVGEPHTGLKAPSRIALPKLEEGLAIEASKAHSAELLRWRTQQEVAQAQIDMAQAGLYPTVALAHRQNLGANDTATLPNRTYISLQFSPGPGFSARSAAAAARSRLENSLQNTVVFERQLEQQVRTALTELEALAQQVEPARLLVTATEDVVASYLRQYQIGKKNWLDVLNALRESAQAQNSAVDVASSTQSLQLRLMLLTSSMNTPALTQIHD, encoded by the coding sequence ATGACCCATCGCAAAGTTTGGCAAGCCAGTGTGGTGTTGGCGGCCCTGTTGGGGGGCTCGCCTTCAATGTCTGCGGCCTCACCATTGCGTCTGGCCGATGCCTTGAGCCTCGCGTCCACCCGTCACCCCAGCGTGAAAGCCAAACAGGCCGAGGTGCAAGCGGCACAAGCCGATCTGGAAACAGCCAAGTGGTCTCGGTATCCGACGGTGAGCACCGAAGCCACGGCCTCCAGCGGGCGACCCCAAGCGGCTTTGTTGGTCCAGCAGCCGCTGTGGGCAGGCGGCAAGATCGATGCACAAAACCGTTTGGCACAGGCCCAGCTGACGCTGGCCGAGGCGGGCTTGCAAGAAACCCGCACCAGCCTGATGCAGCAAGCCGGGCAACAATATTTTGAAGTATTGCGCTGGCAGCAGCGTCTGAACGTGGCCCGTCAAACTGAGGATGAGCACCGAAAACTGCTGGAGTTGATCCAGCGCCGAGTGGTGGCCGAAATCAGCCCCTTGACCGATCAGGTGTTGGCTTCTGCACGTTTTCAGCAAGCCGTGTCCGAGCGCATCCAGTTCGACCGCGCCTTGCAGACGGCCCAACTGGCGCTGCAACAGTTGGTGGGTGAGCCTCACACGGGTTTGAAAGCACCGTCCCGCATCGCCTTGCCCAAATTGGAAGAAGGCTTGGCCATTGAGGCCAGCAAGGCCCACTCGGCCGAGTTGCTGCGCTGGCGCACCCAACAAGAAGTGGCCCAAGCCCAGATCGACATGGCCCAAGCGGGCCTGTACCCCACGGTGGCCTTGGCACATCGCCAAAACTTGGGTGCCAATGACACGGCAACATTGCCCAACCGCACGTACATCTCGCTGCAGTTTTCCCCAGGACCTGGCTTTTCGGCCCGCAGTGCAGCGGCAGCAGCGCGTTCGCGCCTCGAAAACAGCCTGCAAAACACCGTGGTGTTTGAGCGCCAGCTCGAACAGCAGGTGCGCACGGCTTTGACCGAGCTCGAGGCCCTGGCCCAACAGGTCGAACCCGCCCGTTTATTGGTCACGGCCACGGAAGATGTGGTGGCTTCTTATTTGCGCCAGTACCAAATTGGCAAGAAAAACTGGCTCGATGTTCTGAACGCGCTGCGCGAGAGTGCCCAAGCCCAGAACAGCGCGGTGGATGTGGCGTCCAGTACCCAGTCGCTGCAGCTGCGTTTGATGCTGCTGACCAGCTCCATGAACACCCCAGCGCTCACACAAATCCATGACTGA
- a CDS encoding alpha/beta fold hydrolase encodes MHIPLPTHTLYAYTGGKPFNPAQPTAVFIHGVLNDHSVWILQTRYMAHHGWNVLAIDLPGHCKSEGTPPQSVEEAADTVIALLDALKIEKAALIGHSFGSLIALEATARDAVSHPGRVSHLVMVGTAYPMRVSPALLDLSVSAPFKAIDMVNSFSHSTLAPPPSALGPGTWLYGGSKALMRRVLASNTQVNVFHTGFKACDNYRGAEAAMPQVSCPTLFVLGSADQMTPPKAAQSLIDLNKQAKVVKLPAGHSLMTEAPEGVLQALKDFLKQ; translated from the coding sequence ATGCACATTCCATTGCCCACCCACACGCTGTACGCCTACACCGGCGGCAAGCCCTTCAACCCCGCGCAACCCACCGCCGTGTTCATCCACGGCGTGCTCAATGACCACAGTGTCTGGATTTTGCAAACCCGCTACATGGCGCACCACGGCTGGAACGTGCTGGCCATCGACCTGCCCGGACACTGCAAAAGCGAAGGCACGCCACCCCAAAGCGTGGAAGAAGCGGCTGACACCGTCATCGCGCTGCTCGATGCACTGAAGATTGAAAAAGCCGCACTGATCGGCCACAGCTTTGGGTCGCTCATCGCCTTAGAAGCCACAGCCCGTGACGCCGTATCCCACCCAGGGAGGGTGAGCCACTTGGTCATGGTGGGCACGGCCTACCCGATGCGGGTGTCGCCCGCCTTGCTTGATTTGTCGGTCAGCGCCCCGTTCAAGGCCATCGACATGGTCAACAGCTTCTCGCACTCCACGCTGGCACCACCCCCTTCTGCCTTGGGCCCAGGCACTTGGCTCTATGGCGGCAGCAAGGCGCTGATGCGCCGGGTGCTGGCCAGCAACACACAAGTCAACGTGTTCCACACTGGCTTCAAGGCCTGCGACAATTACCGTGGCGCAGAGGCCGCCATGCCACAAGTGTCCTGCCCCACCCTGTTTGTGCTCGGCAGCGCCGACCAGATGACGCCGCCCAAAGCGGCACAAAGCCTGATCGACCTGAACAAGCAGGCCAAGGTGGTGAAGCTGCCCGCAGGCCATTCGCTCATGACCGAAGCGCCCGAGGGCGTGCTGCAGGCGCTCAAGGATTTTTTAAAACAGTGA
- a CDS encoding GNAT family acetyltransferase, with the protein MQIRPYQTSDEAAVVALWQSCDLTRPWNDPYKDIARKLQVRPDLFLVGEVQGRLMASAMFGYEGHRGWVNYLAVSPEHQRQGHAKAMMQHGEALLLASGCPKINLQVRASNAQVLAFYESLGYRDDQVVSMGKRLIPDL; encoded by the coding sequence ATGCAGATCCGCCCCTACCAAACTTCAGACGAAGCTGCCGTGGTGGCTTTGTGGCAAAGCTGTGACCTGACACGCCCCTGGAACGATCCCTACAAAGACATCGCCCGCAAATTACAAGTGCGCCCGGACCTGTTTTTGGTGGGCGAAGTGCAAGGCCGCTTGATGGCCAGCGCCATGTTTGGCTATGAAGGCCATCGTGGTTGGGTGAACTACCTGGCCGTCTCACCGGAACACCAAAGACAAGGCCACGCCAAGGCCATGATGCAGCACGGCGAAGCCCTTTTACTGGCCTCGGGCTGTCCCAAAATCAATTTGCAAGTGCGTGCCAGCAATGCTCAAGTGCTGGCTTTTTACGAATCGCTGGGTTACCGCGACGACCAGGTCGTCAGCATGGGCAAACGCCTGATCCCGGACCTTTGA
- a CDS encoding DUF962 domain-containing protein, whose product MDTPETQAPQHTSFAEFYPFYLSEHSHRTCRRMHFVGSTLSLMCLAMLAVTGKPQYFLYGLLCGYGCAWIGHFVFEKNKPASFKRPLYSFMGDWVMYRDMWRGRVSF is encoded by the coding sequence ATGGACACCCCCGAAACACAAGCGCCTCAGCACACCAGCTTTGCCGAGTTCTACCCCTTCTACCTGAGCGAGCACAGCCACCGCACCTGCCGCCGCATGCATTTTGTGGGCAGCACATTGAGCCTGATGTGCTTGGCCATGTTGGCCGTGACCGGCAAACCGCAGTACTTTTTGTATGGGTTGCTGTGTGGTTACGGCTGCGCCTGGATTGGGCATTTTGTGTTCGAGAAAAACAAGCCCGCCAGCTTCAAACGCCCGCTCTATAGCTTCATGGGCGACTGGGTCATGTACCGCGACATGTGGCGTGGTCGGGTGAGCTTTTAA
- a CDS encoding CBS domain-containing protein — MKVSDILRVKGSTLFTVKPDEPLSSALNAMAEKDIGSLVVMSHGQLAGMLTFREVIQQVVKNGGQVGQTTVLEAMDAQPMTCSSDTDLDEVRRLMLERHARYMPIMDGTTLMGVISFYDVAKAVVESQDFENKMLKAYIRDWPDQESPTAQS, encoded by the coding sequence ATGAAGGTCAGTGATATTTTGCGCGTCAAGGGCAGCACTTTGTTCACCGTCAAACCCGATGAACCTTTGTCCTCTGCATTGAACGCCATGGCCGAAAAAGACATCGGCTCTTTGGTGGTCATGTCCCACGGCCAGCTGGCGGGCATGCTGACTTTTCGGGAAGTGATCCAACAGGTGGTGAAAAACGGTGGCCAAGTGGGCCAAACCACCGTGCTGGAAGCCATGGACGCCCAACCCATGACCTGTAGCAGTGACACCGATCTGGACGAGGTCAGACGCCTCATGCTCGAGCGCCATGCCCGTTACATGCCCATCATGGACGGGACGACTTTGATGGGTGTCATCAGTTTTTACGATGTGGCCAAAGCTGTGGTGGAGAGCCAGGACTTCGAGAACAAGATGCTCAAGGCCTACATCCGCGACTGGCCAGACCAAGAGAGCCCCACAGCGCAGAGCTGA
- a CDS encoding type I secretion system permease/ATPase produces MTEQDSASSMMLDRNLAVVLSRLAGLLGQAVPAHRFGMMSRTTEGLMVDHLSREERLKAWWLGRFPTAHIHAMDPKNLKPSDFPLLWVGSEGEQVLLVRGGSGRHRLTCQDPEGNPCVLPMADARQGRLLRLSIMPARPGESGHRTLSATDWFATSIRRYRSVFLEAVVATCVISMVGLVAALYSMQVYDRVIPTKGYSTLWVLTIGVVIAIVMELVLKQVRAFMVDRACKAIDQELSAVFFGKALDIRMDARPNTVGTFASLIRHFESVRNFLTSSSLFILADLPFAVLFVGVIAIIAGPVALVPVLAVPLAVLAGMAFRGSIEKYTGLHMKESNEKNGLLIEAIDGIESVKAANAEWKMLDRWRSMTTTMADSELKMRQLSTLSTNLTQTIQQLSYAGMIAAGAYAINGGHLTMGGLIACSIISGRALTPVAQLPGLIVQWQHAKLALHSLNGIMAMPSEREYSERLVVPELCRGEIRLSKALFAYAKDLPGLEVPQLIIAPGERIAILGSVGSGKSTLIKLLSGLFKPNSGQVYLDQVDMVHLAPEFVREHVGYLPQDVRLFNGSLRHNLTLGLPLPSDSQIFKAAAMTGLDQVIQNHPQGLELSIAEGGRGLSGGQRQLVGLTRMLLAMPKVLLLDEPTASMDAKLENRVMQHLFENMPKESSIVVVTHKPSVLAYVSRILVVDKGRVVLDGPRDEVLNRLRQPSATPQASTPSAAPSAKPAAAVGALA; encoded by the coding sequence ATGACTGAACAAGACAGCGCTTCCAGCATGATGCTGGACCGCAACCTGGCGGTGGTTTTGTCTCGTTTGGCGGGCCTTTTGGGGCAGGCTGTGCCTGCTCACCGCTTTGGCATGATGTCGCGCACCACAGAAGGCCTGATGGTGGACCACCTCAGCCGCGAAGAGCGTCTGAAAGCTTGGTGGCTGGGGCGTTTTCCCACGGCGCACATCCATGCCATGGACCCCAAAAATCTCAAGCCTTCTGATTTCCCACTGCTTTGGGTGGGCTCGGAAGGTGAGCAGGTGTTGTTGGTGCGAGGCGGCTCCGGTCGCCACCGACTGACTTGTCAGGACCCTGAAGGCAACCCCTGTGTTTTGCCCATGGCCGATGCGCGTCAGGGCCGCTTGTTGAGGCTGAGCATCATGCCCGCCCGCCCGGGTGAGTCAGGGCACCGCACCTTGAGCGCGACCGACTGGTTTGCCACCTCGATTCGGCGCTACCGCTCGGTGTTTCTTGAGGCCGTGGTGGCCACCTGTGTGATCAGCATGGTGGGACTGGTGGCCGCTTTGTACTCCATGCAGGTCTACGACCGGGTCATTCCGACCAAGGGCTATTCGACCTTGTGGGTGCTGACCATTGGTGTGGTGATCGCCATCGTGATGGAGTTGGTGCTCAAACAGGTGCGGGCCTTCATGGTGGATCGGGCCTGCAAAGCGATTGATCAGGAGTTGTCGGCGGTGTTTTTCGGCAAAGCCCTGGACATCCGCATGGACGCGAGGCCCAACACCGTGGGCACTTTTGCCTCGCTAATCCGTCATTTCGAGTCGGTCCGCAATTTTCTGACCTCGTCGAGCCTGTTCATCCTAGCGGACTTGCCTTTTGCCGTTTTGTTTGTGGGGGTGATCGCCATCATTGCCGGGCCGGTGGCCCTGGTGCCCGTGCTGGCGGTGCCCTTGGCGGTGTTGGCGGGCATGGCGTTTCGCGGCTCGATCGAAAAATACACCGGACTTCACATGAAGGAGTCGAATGAGAAAAATGGCTTGCTGATCGAGGCCATTGACGGCATCGAATCGGTCAAGGCCGCCAACGCCGAGTGGAAGATGCTGGACCGCTGGCGCAGCATGACCACCACCATGGCCGACAGTGAGCTGAAAATGCGCCAGTTGTCGACCCTGTCGACCAACCTGACACAAACCATTCAGCAGCTCAGTTATGCGGGCATGATCGCCGCAGGAGCCTACGCGATCAATGGCGGACACCTGACCATGGGGGGCTTGATCGCTTGCTCCATCATTTCGGGCCGTGCTTTGACGCCCGTGGCGCAACTGCCTGGTCTGATCGTGCAGTGGCAGCACGCCAAGCTGGCCTTGCATTCGCTCAACGGCATCATGGCCATGCCCAGTGAGCGCGAATACAGCGAGCGGCTGGTGGTGCCCGAATTGTGCCGAGGCGAGATCCGCTTGAGCAAAGCCCTTTTTGCGTATGCCAAGGACTTGCCGGGTCTGGAGGTTCCCCAGTTGATCATTGCCCCGGGTGAGCGCATTGCCATCTTGGGATCGGTCGGTTCAGGCAAGAGCACCCTGATCAAGTTGCTCTCGGGCTTGTTCAAGCCCAACTCGGGTCAGGTTTACCTGGACCAAGTGGACATGGTGCACCTGGCCCCTGAATTTGTGCGTGAGCATGTGGGTTATTTGCCCCAGGACGTGCGCTTGTTCAACGGATCATTGCGCCACAACCTGACGCTGGGTTTGCCCCTGCCCAGCGACAGCCAAATCTTCAAGGCCGCGGCCATGACGGGGCTGGACCAGGTGATTCAAAACCACCCCCAAGGCTTGGAGCTGAGCATTGCCGAAGGCGGGCGAGGTTTGTCGGGCGGGCAGCGGCAGTTGGTGGGACTGACCCGCATGCTGCTGGCCATGCCCAAGGTATTGCTGCTCGATGAACCCACCGCCTCCATGGACGCCAAACTCGAAAACCGCGTGATGCAACATTTGTTTGAAAACATGCCCAAGGAGTCGTCGATTGTGGTGGTCACACACAAGCCCTCGGTCTTGGCCTATGTCAGCCGGATCTTGGTGGTCGACAAAGGCCGGGTGGTGCTTGATGGCCCGCGTGACGAGGTCTTGAATCGCCTGCGCCAGCCCAGTGCCACCCCCCAAGCGTCCACACCTTCAGCAGCACCATCGGCAAAACCAGCTGCAGCAGTGGGGGCTTTGGCATGA